In Streptomyces sp. NBC_00433, a single genomic region encodes these proteins:
- a CDS encoding trehalase family glycosidase, producing MTLTPDRNAFAIQEIPFSRQGSWFNISPVLSQHTRAEDLHLVSHQNGMHAVLRFLPLHPDTGERAETVWKATPTTLDWESDGGRISLVYESPDTVRLRGEHLGLAITPADRELTPFTGTYLYRDPVDGSHQFTSYETGRRYRITLLTGVIAAAEGLEGLAGVERRLVLSGLAGWEAVIEEIDSARQPYTAPADFDAAAVSHAGSFREFADAVAPLPAATAPAAELAAYVLWSATVRPAGFLRRPAVLMSKHWMDKVWSWDHCFNALALAPGLPDLAWDQFQIPFDHQDETGALPDSITHSEVLYNFVKPPIHGWALRRLRERLPRPLGPGELGETYRRLGRWTDFWLQARTAPGESLPHYQHGNDSGWDNATAFDDRRVLITADLAAFLVLQLAELAVLADDLGDTEAAARHRGRADGLQDALLADLWSGDRFHSRSPLSPDPSTSRSLLDLMPIVLGERLPRDIGDRLAERIASHLTPHGLATEHIDSPHYESNGYWRGPIWAPATVLIEDGLRRSGHTDLADDISRRFRALCEKSGFAENFDALTGEGLRDRAYTWTAGSYLLLADDHHRRTRATPPL from the coding sequence ATGACCCTCACCCCGGACCGCAACGCCTTCGCGATTCAGGAGATACCTTTCAGCCGCCAGGGATCATGGTTCAACATCTCGCCGGTCCTCTCCCAGCACACCCGGGCCGAGGACCTGCATCTGGTCTCCCACCAGAACGGCATGCACGCGGTCCTGCGCTTCCTACCGCTCCATCCGGACACCGGTGAGCGCGCGGAGACCGTCTGGAAGGCGACTCCCACCACACTGGACTGGGAGTCCGACGGCGGCCGGATCTCGCTCGTCTACGAGAGCCCCGACACGGTCCGGTTGCGCGGTGAACACCTGGGCCTCGCGATCACGCCCGCGGACCGGGAGCTGACGCCCTTCACCGGCACCTACCTCTACCGCGACCCCGTCGACGGTTCCCACCAGTTCACCTCCTACGAGACGGGCCGCCGCTACCGCATCACCCTCCTGACGGGCGTGATCGCCGCCGCGGAAGGACTGGAGGGGCTTGCCGGCGTCGAACGCCGACTGGTCCTGTCCGGCCTGGCGGGCTGGGAAGCCGTCATCGAGGAGATCGACAGTGCACGGCAGCCCTACACCGCCCCGGCGGACTTCGACGCCGCGGCGGTCTCACACGCCGGGTCCTTCCGCGAGTTCGCCGACGCGGTGGCTCCGCTGCCTGCCGCCACGGCACCGGCTGCCGAACTGGCGGCCTACGTCCTGTGGTCGGCGACCGTGCGTCCCGCCGGATTCCTGCGGCGCCCTGCCGTCCTGATGTCCAAGCACTGGATGGACAAGGTGTGGAGCTGGGACCACTGCTTCAACGCCCTCGCGCTGGCCCCGGGCCTGCCGGATCTCGCGTGGGACCAGTTCCAGATCCCGTTCGACCACCAGGACGAGACCGGAGCCCTGCCGGACTCCATCACGCACTCCGAGGTGCTGTACAACTTCGTCAAGCCGCCCATCCACGGCTGGGCACTGCGACGGCTGCGCGAACGCCTCCCCCGCCCGCTGGGGCCCGGCGAGCTGGGCGAGACCTACCGGCGCCTCGGGCGGTGGACCGACTTCTGGCTCCAGGCCCGCACCGCACCCGGGGAAAGCCTGCCGCACTACCAGCACGGCAACGACAGCGGCTGGGACAATGCCACCGCCTTCGACGACCGGCGGGTGCTGATCACCGCAGACCTGGCGGCCTTCCTCGTCCTCCAGCTGGCCGAACTGGCCGTGCTGGCCGACGACCTCGGGGACACCGAGGCCGCCGCCCGGCACCGGGGCAGGGCGGACGGCCTCCAGGACGCGCTGCTCGCGGACCTGTGGTCGGGCGACCGGTTCCACAGCCGCTCTCCCCTCTCCCCTGACCCGTCCACCAGCCGCAGCCTGCTGGACCTCATGCCGATCGTGCTCGGCGAGCGGCTCCCGCGCGACATCGGCGACCGCCTCGCCGAGCGAATCGCCTCGCACCTGACGCCGCACGGCCTGGCCACCGAGCACATCGACTCGCCGCACTACGAATCGAACGGCTACTGGCGCGGCCCCATCTGGGCGCCGGCCACCGTCCTCATCGAGGACGGCCTGCGCAGGAGCGGCCACACCGACCTCGCCGACGACATCAGCCGACGATTCCGTGCCCTGTGCGAGAAATCCGGCTTCGCCGAGAACTTCGACGCCCTCACCGGCGAAGGGCTGCGCGACCGCGCCTACACCTGGACCGCCGGCAGCTACCTGCTCCTTGCCGACGACCACCACCGGCGTACGCGGGCAACGCCGCCGCTTTAG